The window TCCGGTATTACGAGGGTTCCCTTTCGCAAGAGGAGCACGCGGTTATAACCAGGCATCTGGAGCAGTGCCCGACTTGCGCCAATGCCTATGCCTGGGCACGGCGGACCCGTGAGGGTCTGCACAAGCTGCCCAGGCATTCTCCATCGGCCAATTTCGACATGGTCCTGCATGCGCAAATGCGCCATGCCGGGTATGAGCACCGCTCGTTCTGGCCATTGACCATGCCTGCCTGGATATGGCAGGTGCCCGCCTATGGCGCCGCCGCGCTCCTGCTCATCGGTGCAGGCGTCCTGATCGACCGACAGTTGGAAGCCCCTGCCACCCTGCCGGCCACTGCACAAATCACCCGCATGGACAAGCTGGCGACTGCGCTCCCTGCGGCCGAGACGGTACAAACCACCTCCCGGAGCAGTCGCGAACTGGCTGGCTCCGGGATGATACCACTGGCCAGCAGGCAGACAACCAGGACGAGCAAAGGCGAGTTGACGGCCGCCCCATCGGAATCGGCAATCACCGCTCCGTCCAGCCATTCTAAAGTCCCGCAGCTGGCGGCGACGCAAGCGCCGATGAAGCGCTATGTGATGCAAAAAATCCCGATGCAGAGCCTACTGCGGCAAAACCGTCGCGCCATCGGCAACCAGCAAACGCTTCTGGAGCAGCTGGCCTTCGACACCATGCTGGTTCACCGGCAGAATGGCGGCAGCCGCACGCTTCCCGGTATCCGTGCCGTTAACGCTTCGGTGCAGTTTTGATGCGCAGATTTATTCTACTCTTCAGTTTGGGGCTCCTGCCCATGGTGGCGACAGCGCAGGATGGCACGGTCCTGATGCGCTTCGAACAGGATATGCGCCGGCTGGTCGATAAGGTCAAGCCATCCGTTGTGACCGTTTCCGCGCAAGTGCCGCTGCTCGACCTCATTCAAGGCTCCGGCGGCGAGGATGAGCAGTTCGCTCCCGATGACGTCCTCATCACCAATGTCGGTTCCGGGGTCATCTTCGACAGCCTCCATGTGATCACCCACATCAGCGTGGTTATGAACAGCGAAAATATCACCATCACGACCCAGAAAGGCCTGGAGATACCGGCGAGTCTGCTCGGTGTCGACAATGAATATGGCATTGCGGTGCTCCGTAGCAGTATGCGGCTGCACCATCCTGCGGTCCTGATGCAAGCCATGACTTTAGCACCCGGTAGTTACGTCACGGTCGTCGGCAATGCGCTCGGGGTATCATCAGCGGTCTCGTGGGGCATCGTCAATGCCATCCGGCAGGATGGGCTGATCCAGCTCGCCGCCAACATCCCGGCAGGCAACGCTGGCGGTCCGGTTTTTGACAGCAGCGGCCGGCTGGCGGGACTTCTCGCCGGGCTAATCGTGGCCAATGAGGATGCAGCTGAGGAAAATTTTCAGGGTGATGCCGCGCTGGCCTACCCCATGCAGGAAATCGCCGCCAAGGTCCGGCAAATCATCGGCTTCGGCCGCAGCGAATCGGGTTGGGTAGGCGTTACCGCGGAGGACTGGCCGGGCGGACAGGGCTGGGTGCACATCAGCGATGTGCGGCCCGGGAGTCCGGCCCAGGAAGCAGGCCTGCGTATTGGCGATATCATCCTCAGTCTCGATGGCAATACCCTCCAAAACTCGCTGGATTTGGCCCACTTCGTGCGCCGCAACCACCCCGGTCAGATGATGGCCCTGGGCATTTTGCGCGGCGACAGCACGCACATCCTGAACGTACGCATCGGCTCCGCCAGCCGGCGCCCCGGGGCCGGGATGCAGGAGCAGTACCGGAGTATGATGAGCCGCGTCAAGGCGAAGCCTCAGATACAGCAGGGCCTGCGCCTCCGGGAGGAACAGCAGCGCGACGATGAGCTGCGCAAGCGGGTTGAGGCGCTTGAAAAAGAACTGACGGACCTGCGCAAAAAGCTCAAAGAGTAATTTGGCATTGAGCACCCCCTCCATGTGACCCATGGGCCTGCCAGCCCTCTTTAGCGGATAATTTATATTGATTTTTTCTTATATTTTGTTAAATTATAGTCTATTTTATTTAGGAAAAACCAGCATCTTTACCATGGAGAGTCAAGAATGGCCAAGGATCGCAGTTTCGCGGGTAAAACCGCAAAAGTCGCCAAGGGTGGTGCCCTGACACATGCAAAAATCTGCCCGGTGTGCGGTGAGACCATTGTGAGCTACCGTCATATCAGCCTCGTCCCTAACGCGGAAAAGAAGAGCATGCGTTTCAACGACCGTTTCGTCGGCGTATGCAAATGCAACAGCCACGAAATCGTCGGGTAAGGACATGATCCCTCTGGTCCGACCGCGACTCTTGCTGGCCACCCGGAACCGGGATAAAGTCCGGGAGATCAGAGAAGCGTTGGATGGTCTGGAGCTCGATCTAGTCACGATCGACGAGCTCGGCCCGCTGCCCGAGGTGATCGAGGACCAGGAGACCCTCAAGGGCAATGCCATTAAAAAGGCGGCGACGCTGGCCAGCATTTCAGGGCTCCCTGCCCTGGCCGATGATACCGGACTCGAGGTGGATGTTCTCCATGGCGCGCCGGGAGTCTTTTCCAGCCGGTACAGTGGCGAAAACGCCACGTATGCAGAGAACGTCTCCAAGCTGCTACGCGAAATGGCGGGGATACCCGCTGCGCAGCGCACCGCGCGTTTTCGCTGTGTCATTGCGATCGCCGGCACCGACCGAGTTGATACGGTGGACGGCGTATGTGAGGGGCTTATCCTTGCAGCGCCGCAGGGTACGGATGGATTCGGGTACGACCCGGTCTTTATGGTACCCGGGTCCGGAAAGACTTTTGCAGAACTCCCGCTTTCCGAGAAGAACCGGATCAGCCACCGCGGCCGGGCTCTGAAGGAGGCGCGCAAGCTGCTGAAAGCCATGTTAGAACGGGGTGAACTTCAGGCGAGATAGAACATTTCGGCGCAAGAGGATGCCAATCCACGGGGCGTAGCGCAGTCCGGTTAGCGCGCCTGCTTTGGGAGCAGGAGGTCCTGAGTTCAAATCTCAGCGCCCCGACCAGTAAAATTTAGCCTGTACAGTATGCTACTGTACAGGCTTTTTTTATTGCCATGCCCTCTTTTTGACCCTGGTCCAAGAATAGTCAGAGGGCAGTAAAACCAGTTTCATTGGCAGCGCCAAAATCAGGGTCAAGCCCATGTGCGGCACTCGCCTCTTTTAATTTACCGCCCACAGTGGCTGCCCCGCCATCAGCAGTCAATAAGACTTGCCAATCTATATCAGTTGGCAGGTGCCATCTTTCAGGCGCAAGCTTGCCCCTACGTTCGGTATCTACTTACATTGGACCGTTTCTCTTTCGCATTTAATGATTACATTAAGAAAGTCGCCAGTATTGAAATCAATGTCCAGTATTACGTTATAATGATAAAAATAATCATTTCCTTTACCCTTCCCGATAAAATGATCCTTGTAATAATAGACTTCATTAACATGCAGTATATCCGAAGTTGCCTGGAATTCTTTCGATTCGAGATGGACCGGTCCAGCCACCCTGTACAATGTATTCGTGGTTTGGTCGATGGCATAGCTGCCTTGATCAGTATATTGCCAGGTGAGATGGCCTTTGCCTCGGCCATCAACCATAAAACGAAAGTTTGCATGCCCACGGATATACATAGTGACTAGCTCACCTTCCCCGCCGTTGATGCAG is drawn from bacterium and contains these coding sequences:
- a CDS encoding zf-HC2 domain-containing protein, encoding MKSCDRIAQDAFRYYEGSLSQEEHAVITRHLEQCPTCANAYAWARRTREGLHKLPRHSPSANFDMVLHAQMRHAGYEHRSFWPLTMPAWIWQVPAYGAAALLLIGAGVLIDRQLEAPATLPATAQITRMDKLATALPAAETVQTTSRSSRELAGSGMIPLASRQTTRTSKGELTAAPSESAITAPSSHSKVPQLAATQAPMKRYVMQKIPMQSLLRQNRRAIGNQQTLLEQLAFDTMLVHRQNGGSRTLPGIRAVNASVQF
- a CDS encoding trypsin-like peptidase domain-containing protein, giving the protein MRRFILLFSLGLLPMVATAQDGTVLMRFEQDMRRLVDKVKPSVVTVSAQVPLLDLIQGSGGEDEQFAPDDVLITNVGSGVIFDSLHVITHISVVMNSENITITTQKGLEIPASLLGVDNEYGIAVLRSSMRLHHPAVLMQAMTLAPGSYVTVVGNALGVSSAVSWGIVNAIRQDGLIQLAANIPAGNAGGPVFDSSGRLAGLLAGLIVANEDAAEENFQGDAALAYPMQEIAAKVRQIIGFGRSESGWVGVTAEDWPGGQGWVHISDVRPGSPAQEAGLRIGDIILSLDGNTLQNSLDLAHFVRRNHPGQMMALGILRGDSTHILNVRIGSASRRPGAGMQEQYRSMMSRVKAKPQIQQGLRLREEQQRDDELRKRVEALEKELTDLRKKLKE
- a CDS encoding XTP/dITP diphosphatase; amino-acid sequence: MIPLVRPRLLLATRNRDKVREIREALDGLELDLVTIDELGPLPEVIEDQETLKGNAIKKAATLASISGLPALADDTGLEVDVLHGAPGVFSSRYSGENATYAENVSKLLREMAGIPAAQRTARFRCVIAIAGTDRVDTVDGVCEGLILAAPQGTDGFGYDPVFMVPGSGKTFAELPLSEKNRISHRGRALKEARKLLKAMLERGELQAR